Below is a window of Impatiens glandulifera chromosome 2, dImpGla2.1, whole genome shotgun sequence DNA.
TGTTACCGTTTATAATAAGCAAATCAATATGCTCCAAAAGAAGATCCGAATCTTCTTACCCGACATAAGAACATTCCGACCCAATATGCGAATCAAACGCcatttttatatgtaatttcCCCCATTATTTCAAACCAGAACCCAATttcactcttcttcttcttcatctctctatctctctcgcACTGTATTTTTCTCTGTTCTAGTACACCATCATCTGTCTCCATCTCTCCATATGTATCTTCTTCACTCCCTCTAATTCGAAGAAACGCCTCTCACTGTTTCCATTATTATTTCGTAAGCTTTTTTAAGGTTTCATATTCATACTTGTGTTCAACCTTAAGAagcttttattaaatttcacaAAAGTTTGAAACAGTACCATGTTTTATACAGACTTAACGAGAAAGTCTACTACTttctttttgattatataaacaCACATAGAGCAGCAGACAGACTTGTACGTAAATATGGTGATGATGGCAGCTTCACCTAGGAGATCGATCGGTACTGTGTTTCAGAGAGTCGGATTATACGCCCCACAGAAGAGATTCAAGTGTTACGAGGAGGTTAAGGAAACTATGGAGATGGATCAGATTTGTGCTGAACGGACTAAGAATGTGCTTATTCTTATGAGTGACACCGGCGGCGGCCACCGTGCATCTGCTGAAGCCATTCGTGATGCTTTTTGTTTGGAATTTGGAGATCAATATAGGGTCTTGATCACTTTTCTCTCTAAATGTTTTTCCAATTGAGCTTTATTTGAAATGGGTTGTTGATTTTTCAGGTTTTtgtgaaggatgtttggaaggAGTATACTGGGTGGCCGTTGAATAATATGGAGAGATCTTATAAGTTTATGGTTAAACATCCTCGGCTTTGGAAAGTTGCGTTTCATACTACTTCACCTCAATGGATTCATTCGTCTTATCTTGCTGCCTTTGCTGCTTATTATGCTAAGTATAGTACAAACACAAACACTTGATTTGGATTGAAACTAATGTTTAAGTTTCCTAATTTGGGTTCGTTTTGTCTCTGTTCAATGTTCAAAGGGAGGTGGAAACTGGATTGATGGAATATAAACCAGACATTATCATTAGTGTTCATCCTTTAATGCAGCATATCCCTTTATGTGTTCTGAAATGGCAACGTCTACAGAAGAAAGTCATATTTGTTACTGTCGTTACAGATCTCAACACCTGCCATAGAACATGGTTCGTTTTTCATTCCCATTTTTCAAATCCCAATCTATTCTCTAAAACTCGGGTATTTCGAACATCAGGTTTCACTATGGAGTTGATCGGCTTTACTGTCCGTCGAGAGAAGTGGGATACAGGGCGCTTCTTGATGGTCTAGAGGAAACCCAACTACGTGTGTTTGGCTTGCCAATTCGACCATCATTTTGCCGGGCTGTTCTCAACAAGGTGAGTGTGTCATTGATTCTAATCTCATTTTGTCTTTGAATTGGTTTTGATGAATTGGGTGGTTTTGAATTTGACAGGATGATCTTAGAGTGGAGCTTGAGATGGACAGAGTTCTTCCTGCGGTTCTGCTTATGGGAGGTGGTGAAGGAATGGGACCTGTTATGGAAACTGCAAAGGCACTAGATGAATATCTTGTTAATAAATTCGGAAAGCCTAAGGGACAACTGATCATTATATGTGGGAGGAACAAAGATTTGCTTACTTCTTTGCAGTCATTTCAATGGAGAATACCAGTTAAGGTATTAGGTTTCCAAAATCAAATGGAGAAATGGATGGGTGCTTGTGATTGCATAATCACCAAAGTATGTTCTCATTTTGTTCTTACCAACCCAATCCCAATTGGAGGTTACTAGAATTATCCATAACTTATGGGTTTACTTACAGGCAGGACCCGGGACCATTGCTGAGGCGTTGATTCGGGGTCTACCCATTATTCTAAACGACTACATACCCGGACAAGTAAGAAACTTGCAAGACACAGACAGTCACTACTAAGTTATGTTTTCAAATGGGTCCAATACAGTTTCATTGATGCTTAACATTTATGTTAGGAAAAGGGAAATGTTCCATATGTAGTTGACAATGGTGCTGGAATCTTCACAAGGGATCCCGAGGAAACAGGAAGGAAAGTGGCAGAATGGTTCGGCACTAATAAGAAGAAGGGTGGTGAAGAACTGAGAAGGATGTCTGCAAATGCATTAAAATTAGCACAACCAAATGCGGTTTTTGACATTGTAAAGGACATCCACAAACTGGCATGCCAACAACAGCAGCAAGAACAGCAACATGAACAGCAACAACAGGGTCTTGATCATCAAACTAACAACAACATCTCTTACAAGCTGACAGCTTCCTTCTTCAACATAATTTAAATCTAGTGTGTGTCATGTACATGAATTAGGAATCTGTCATAGTCAAAGAAAGTGAaaccttaaaaaattatttgataaaatagaTTGGGGAAGTAGTAGTGGTAGTTTCTCTTAAATTTTTCTGCAGAAGATAGCAGCAGCAAAGCaatacaagcttatgcaataATTTTGCAtgattgaatatttataatcttgAAGGTGACCTTTTCTTTTGTCCTAATAAATGGGTAAACAAGAAACTGCTATTACGATTTGTTCTTAGCCTGGTAATAGAGACGCTCTTGATAACAAGTACAAATAcaatcaataatataatatatcaaatgaCTAATTTATCGAAGAACTTTCCTgccctttcttcttcttcttcaatttatCTATTATTCAAAATGAAGAACTTTTTCTTCTGCAAATGGGAGTCCAAGACATTTATGCCTAACTAACGAATAGAAGGAAacccataaatttaaatgtGACCGGTTTGAAAAAGTGCCTTAGACTTTCTCATTGGCAATTGgactattttgaaaaatcacttgtcattttagaaaaaataaaagtaatcaCATCTCCCAAACAAATTTCTTTTggccttttttattttttattttatggttTGAATTAGggttgtttttatataataagacTAGGAAACAACTAAATTTAAcccatttaatttaataaaattttaagttttttaaataatattttatttaaaaactccaataaataattatttaaaataaatatcttatttataaatttaaaataattaaacacaaattaaataaatattttggaatcaattttgtattcattaaaatataaaataattaaaataaatgtaaagagCAAAATTTTAAAccagaaataaataataattttgagaaaagattatattattagtctcaaaattattaaaatttagtttataaacaaataactaGTTAGGACAAGGTTATATTCTTTaatcccaaattaattaaatttaagacttaattaaataaaataattattttaaacaaatattgtaattatttaaattcaaatgattaaaaataatgcCCTAAAATAcccaacaaaataaataaaataagcaaagaataatttatatatatatatatatattattttttgtttgtttattttgcatgtatatataaaaaaaaagtaaatgacTAAACAAGACCTAAGTTGTTTGACCCAAATCAAATAAAGCTTAAAAGCCTAGGCTAGTCAGCGTACACAAAGAGGGCTAACACCTAAGCATCTATAGAGCAAACGAATCGCCTATAGAGCAACCGAGTGATCTAGAGTTGTCTTCTTTCTCGTGACAATGATAAGGATGACGTTTTATTTGAAATCATCTTATCCTTATATCGGCCATCTCTCGACCAAACGAGAATATTCAAGAAGGGAAATGATGACCAAGATTGAGGGTCAATGCAATTGAGCTCATCTATTAGTCCAATTCATTTTCCTCAGTTCAATCCGTCCCTATCGCTACGTGGGAACATAACCTATTTCCGAAAAGGCCACGCTTTTCATTCGATCTCTATCTCAGGTGAAAGTCTAGCTCATTCGTAAGGCCACTTTCGTCCAAAAATCGACCAACTTGAACCATCGTTGTTCAAACAACTATTCAGAGTTCCGAGAGCTCCTTCTAAGGCTTGTTGAAAAATCCGTTGTCGGACTTGATTAATGGCCCTTTGTTGTTCAAAATGAATGGtttcatttttgtaattttcTAATTGTTTCAAAGTTTTAGAAGTTGAattaatcaaattcaatttttctcGC
It encodes the following:
- the LOC124927750 gene encoding monogalactosyldiacylglycerol synthase 2, chloroplastic-like codes for the protein MVMMAASPRRSIGTVFQRVGLYAPQKRFKCYEEVKETMEMDQICAERTKNVLILMSDTGGGHRASAEAIRDAFCLEFGDQYRVFVKDVWKEYTGWPLNNMERSYKFMVKHPRLWKVAFHTTSPQWIHSSYLAAFAAYYAKEVETGLMEYKPDIIISVHPLMQHIPLCVLKWQRLQKKVIFVTVVTDLNTCHRTWFHYGVDRLYCPSREVGYRALLDGLEETQLRVFGLPIRPSFCRAVLNKDDLRVELEMDRVLPAVLLMGGGEGMGPVMETAKALDEYLVNKFGKPKGQLIIICGRNKDLLTSLQSFQWRIPVKVLGFQNQMEKWMGACDCIITKAGPGTIAEALIRGLPIILNDYIPGQEKGNVPYVVDNGAGIFTRDPEETGRKVAEWFGTNKKKGGEELRRMSANALKLAQPNAVFDIVKDIHKLACQQQQQEQQHEQQQQGLDHQTNNNISYKLTASFFNII